The genomic segment ACTTTTTGCCTAGAGTAACCTACTGTGTTCGCATTGGAGATATTGTGGCTGGTTGTTTGTAAAGCGGATTGTTGTACATTCAAGCCTTTGGTTGCATTGTTTAATGTTCCGAATAAACCTGACATTCTTTCACCTCATTATAGGGATTGGTCAATAAGATTAGCTTGTTGTGTGGTACTATAGTCTCCCTGTTTGGAGTAAGTAGACCCACCTGTTTTAACCCCTTTAGTAATAGCTTCCATCATTGTTTCTTGATACTGCAAAGCTTGTTTTGCTAGAGTTAAATTTGTTTCTTGCAAAATTTTAATGTCTTCCACCACTTCAATAAGGTCTGCTTTTGTTAATCCTTCTGTTATTAGTGTCGGAAGACTGTCTAAGAATAGTTGTTTTTTTTCCACAAGAGCTTTTACTTTTGCACTATCATTTTTAATTAATGCTTCTTTTTCATCTATAAGAACATTTTTAAATTTCAGTAGTGTCTCAAGTGCAGTCGTTTCTTTATTCATTACTTAGTAAACTCCCTTTGGTTGTTCATTGCTTGCATCATGCCATTCGCAATTTTTTCAGGTGAGACGTCATAGGTACCATTTAATACAGCCTTTTTAATTGCTTCTACATTTGATGACATTGCTACAGTATCGGTTGATTTAATCTTTGCCAATTGTTTAGCTGCATCCGAAATGTTAACTGTTACTGATTCTTCATTAATGTCTGCATTCGTTTTAGTTAAACCTTTGCTAGGTGTGTTTTCTTGATTTTGACGGACATTATTAACGTATTGGTTGTAGCCATTATTTCCTATTTTCATTGGTGGTGCTCCTTTCTTGTGCATGGTCTCAAGTTTTTGATTAGTTGACTTAGTTTTTGAATTAAGTTAGTTGTTATCTATCGGCAATTTTGCCTTACATGTTTACTATCGGCAGCTTTTTAAGATACTTAAGTCTTAGATTTAAAAAAACCTCTTCAATTTATTATTTACAGGTTGATAATTATTAGTGTTGTGAAATCATTTGAGCCTCTTACTTGAAGCTTCAGGAGGTCCCATTAGCTTTACACAAGCAAACCCGTTCATTCCAGAAGAAATTTCTTTTGAAGCACCAACACTATTTATGAAACATTTTTTTATGTACATCTGTTTATAAACTAGACTCTTCTACACTAGTCTCTTCTATACTAGCGGTTACTTTTCCAATATTCAAGATAAAACAAAAAAGCCAGAACAATTCATTCTGGCTTTTCCCATTTTCGTACATAATTAGTTCAAATGTTGAATGCGTTGTTCTTTGCTTAAAATGTTGGTGATTCGAATTCCGAAGCTTTCATTGATTACAACCACTTCGCCTTCAGCGATTAATTTTCCATTTACATAAATTTCTAAAGGTTCATCAGTCATTTTGTTTAGTTCCACAACTGATCCGGTTCCTAAAGACAAAATGTCTTTGATGGTTTTTTTGCTTTCGCCCAGCATAACGCTGAATTGCAATGGCACATCCATAATTAAATCTAAATTTCTTGGAGTCTTCAAACTGCCAGCATGTGTCAATTCTTGGAACTCAGGTTTTTGAATTGCGATTTTACCTTCTGTGCTTTGCAGTACTTGGCTAGTAGCCGGTTCGATTGGAACAGTAGGGGCTTCAGGTTTGGCCGGCAATTCACGGTCTTGAATCACTTCACCTTCATCTGCTAACACAATTTTTGAGATGTTTCTTACCGTCTCAAGAGTAAAGATCTGCATGATTTCACTTTGAATCAAGTCATCTACTGTCATCTGAAAAGCAATTTTGCAGACTGTCGTATCTCCACTAATTTTGTCGTAGTTGGTGTGTTCTTGGTCTTTCCATACTTCAACATCTGGCGGGAAAATATCTACAATGCGTTCCAACATGGTCGCCATAGCGGTAGCAGCAGAACCCATCATTTGGTTCATGGCTTCTCCTACAGCGCTTAATTCAAGCTCCGTAAATTCTTTTCCTTCAGCATCACCGTTTCCGTCCATCATGAGATCCGCAATAATAATCGCATCTTTTTCATTCATCATTAACAGGTTACTGCCAGCTAACCCTTTTTTAAATTTAATGGTTGTGACTACTTTTGGTACAACACTTTCGTCAATGATTTCTTGGAATTTCAAGCAAGACACAACAGGCGTCGTGATCGTTACTCGATGATTCAAGATCGAAGACAATGTCGTAGCGGCTTGAGACATGGAAATATTTCCAATTTCTCCAATAATATCTACTTGTGTTTGGTCAAGTGTGTCAGTTGTTTGTGGCTCAGGGATAGGGGCATTTCCATTCAACATTGCATCAATTTCTTCTTGCGTTAATTTTTCACTGCTCATTCGTCTGTCTCTCCTCCAATATACTGTAATACTTCAACCGCCATGTTTTTTCCTTTTAATCCTGGCTTAACAAAATAGCGTGGAAGTTTTTCCACAGATAAGATCAACGGATCAGATGTTTTACCATCTAAAGGAATGATGTCTCCCAATTCTAATTGTAGAAAGTTTTCCAACGTCATGACTGTTTCACCTAAAAGTACTTCTAGGTTTACTGGGGCAGAATGCAGACTTTTTTCTAATTTCCCACTATCTGAATGGTCGGTTTCTTTTTCAGAATGGAACCAATTGCGTAAACTTAATTTATCTAATATCCCTTCAAAAAAGATATAAGGAATACATAAATTAATAAATGTTCGAACATTAAACAATTCAACTGTGAATGTGACCAAAACGACTGGTTCATTTGGAGACATGGCTTGCATCATTTGAGGGTTGGTTTCTGTTGAATCCATTGTCCCTTTAATTTCTACCACATCACGCCAAGCCAATTCAAAAGAATGAACAAAATTCGTTAATACTTCTTCTAAGATTGCCATCTCAATATCGGTAAAACTTTCTTTCGTCATTTCCTCTGCGTTGTCTCGAATTTCCATACTGCCGCATAACAAATCAACCAATTGCAAACAAAGTTGCGGACTGATTTCTATGATCTGCGTTCCTTCTAATGGTGCAGAATGGAATAATCCCATTAACGTAAAGCGCGGAACCGAGTGCACAAACTCATCAAAACTGACTTGTTCGATTGAAGCTAACTGCACATCTACATTAGTTCTGACTTGAGTGGAAAGTATATTACCGATTATTTTAGTGAATTCTTCGAAAACCATATTTAATGTACTTATGTATTCTTTTGACAGACGAACAGGACGTCTAAAGTCATAGCTTTTGACCTTGTTTTTTTCCTGTTCTTGCTCGTCTAAACCTTTAGCATCAATTTCTCCACTTTCTACCGCTTGCAATAACGAATCAATCTCTTGCTGTGATAAAACTTGCTTCACTAGTTATCCCTCATTTTT from the Carnobacterium inhibens subsp. inhibens DSM 13024 genome contains:
- a CDS encoding flagellar motor switch protein; protein product: MNKETTALETLLKFKNVLIDEKEALIKNDSAKVKALVEKKQLFLDSLPTLITEGLTKADLIEVVEDIKILQETNLTLAKQALQYQETMMEAITKGVKTGGSTYSKQGDYSTTQQANLIDQSL
- the flgM gene encoding flagellar biosynthesis anti-sigma factor FlgM, encoding MKIGNNGYNQYVNNVRQNQENTPSKGLTKTNADINEESVTVNISDAAKQLAKIKSTDTVAMSSNVEAIKKAVLNGTYDVSPEKIANGMMQAMNNQREFTK
- the fliY gene encoding flagellar motor switch phosphatase FliY encodes the protein MSSEKLTQEEIDAMLNGNAPIPEPQTTDTLDQTQVDIIGEIGNISMSQAATTLSSILNHRVTITTPVVSCLKFQEIIDESVVPKVVTTIKFKKGLAGSNLLMMNEKDAIIIADLMMDGNGDAEGKEFTELELSAVGEAMNQMMGSAATAMATMLERIVDIFPPDVEVWKDQEHTNYDKISGDTTVCKIAFQMTVDDLIQSEIMQIFTLETVRNISKIVLADEGEVIQDRELPAKPEAPTVPIEPATSQVLQSTEGKIAIQKPEFQELTHAGSLKTPRNLDLIMDVPLQFSVMLGESKKTIKDILSLGTGSVVELNKMTDEPLEIYVNGKLIAEGEVVVINESFGIRITNILSKEQRIQHLN
- the fliM gene encoding flagellar motor switch protein FliM, translating into MKQVLSQQEIDSLLQAVESGEIDAKGLDEQEQEKNKVKSYDFRRPVRLSKEYISTLNMVFEEFTKIIGNILSTQVRTNVDVQLASIEQVSFDEFVHSVPRFTLMGLFHSAPLEGTQIIEISPQLCLQLVDLLCGSMEIRDNAEEMTKESFTDIEMAILEEVLTNFVHSFELAWRDVVEIKGTMDSTETNPQMMQAMSPNEPVVLVTFTVELFNVRTFINLCIPYIFFEGILDKLSLRNWFHSEKETDHSDSGKLEKSLHSAPVNLEVLLGETVMTLENFLQLELGDIIPLDGKTSDPLILSVEKLPRYFVKPGLKGKNMAVEVLQYIGGETDE